From the Atribacteraceae bacterium genome, the window AGCTTCTGAAGCTTTTGGTCAGCAACGCAGCCGCAGAATTAACTACCTACTATTATTATACTATCCTACGAGCTAACCTTATCGGTTTGGATGGCGAAACCATCAAGGAAATCACCGAAGTCGCCCGTATCGAAGATCGTAACCACTTTGAAGCTCTGGTTCCGCGGATATACGAGCTGGGTGGCCAGCTTCCCGAAGATATGAAAAATTTCCACGATATCTCCGCCTGTAAGCCGGCCCGGCTTCCCGATAATCCAAAAAACGCGATGGAAATGCTCAAAGTCTTGGTCGAAGCGGAACGATGCGCCGTGCGCGGATACACTCAGGTCTGTAACATGACTGCGGGGAAAGACCACCGGACCTATGATCTTTCCCTCTCGATTCTCCACGAGGAAATCGAGCACGAATCTTGGTTTTCCGAGTTTTTGGGGGAGGGTCCATCCGGTCATTTCATGCGCCGGGGAGAAACCTCTCCTTTCGTGTCCAAGTTTCTCAAATGAAGCGTATATGATAAAAAGGGGGGCTTGC encodes:
- the dps gene encoding DNA protection during starvation protein, whose translation is MAKVAREMVEKAGINVDELLKLLVSNAAAELTTYYYYTILRANLIGLDGETIKEITEVARIEDRNHFEALVPRIYELGGQLPEDMKNFHDISACKPARLPDNPKNAMEMLKVLVEAERCAVRGYTQVCNMTAGKDHRTYDLSLSILHEEIEHESWFSEFLGEGPSGHFMRRGETSPFVSKFLK